A region from the Streptomyces lydicus genome encodes:
- a CDS encoding M3 family metallopeptidase produces the protein MSNPFFEPSDLPYALPPFARIRNDHYLPAFARGIADQLDEVAAIGACAEPATFENTVEALERSGALLGRVCRVFFNKAATDTDEEIQTIEVEIAPRLAAHDDALLLDSALFARLDALHGQREQSGWDTEQLRLLERHHTNRVRAGARLAPEQQQRLRALNAEIAARCTEFGQNLRAATADAALVLDRAEELAGLPADQIAAAAANARALGHEGKYVLSLKNFSQQTELAALDDPALRERLLTASLGRGTDTNGPVAVALAALRAERAALLGYPSHAAWEVADRTAGTTDAVEELLGRLVAPATANAEREGAALAEAAGVATIPAADWQYYSERVRRERFALDASVLRPYLELETVLHDGVFHAAELVYGISFTPRPDLVSYHPDARIYEVHDADGSPLGLYLGDFHARESKRGGAWMDALVPQSRLLGHRAVVVNNLNVAKPPAGEPVLLTWSEVNTLFHEFGHALHGLFSDVRYPLLSGTRVPRDFVEFPSQVNEVWADWPEILSHYARHHVTGEPMPAELPARLREAETFGAGFRMVEHQAAAVLDWAWHSLAPGEAPAADGAEAFEAAALERYGLSVSAIPPRYRTGYFAHVFGGGYAAGYYGYRWAEVLDADTVRWFRENGKTIRESGEIFRRELLGKGGSVDPLGAFRAVVGRDPDLAPLLARHGLEG, from the coding sequence ATGTCGAATCCTTTCTTCGAGCCGAGTGATCTGCCCTACGCGCTGCCGCCTTTCGCGCGGATCCGCAACGATCACTATCTGCCCGCCTTTGCCCGCGGCATAGCCGATCAGCTGGACGAGGTCGCGGCGATCGGCGCCTGTGCCGAACCGGCGACCTTCGAGAACACCGTGGAGGCACTGGAGCGCAGCGGCGCGCTGCTGGGCCGGGTGTGCAGGGTGTTCTTCAACAAGGCGGCGACGGATACCGACGAGGAGATCCAGACGATCGAGGTCGAGATCGCCCCCCGGCTGGCCGCCCATGACGATGCGCTGCTGCTCGACTCCGCACTGTTCGCCCGGCTGGACGCGCTCCACGGGCAACGTGAGCAGTCCGGATGGGACACCGAGCAGTTGCGGCTGCTGGAGCGCCACCACACGAACCGGGTCCGGGCCGGCGCCCGCCTCGCCCCGGAGCAGCAACAGCGCCTGCGCGCGCTGAATGCCGAGATCGCCGCCCGGTGCACCGAGTTCGGGCAGAACCTCCGTGCGGCCACCGCGGACGCGGCGCTCGTACTGGACCGTGCCGAGGAACTGGCCGGTCTGCCCGCGGACCAGATCGCGGCCGCCGCAGCGAACGCCCGGGCGCTGGGGCACGAGGGCAAGTACGTGCTCAGCCTGAAGAACTTCTCCCAGCAGACCGAGCTCGCCGCGCTGGACGACCCCGCGCTGCGCGAGCGGCTGCTGACCGCGTCGCTCGGTCGCGGTACGGACACCAACGGCCCGGTCGCCGTCGCGCTGGCCGCCTTGCGTGCCGAGCGCGCCGCCCTGCTCGGCTACCCGAGTCATGCCGCCTGGGAGGTCGCCGACCGGACCGCCGGCACCACGGACGCCGTCGAGGAGTTGCTCGGTCGGCTGGTCGCCCCCGCCACCGCCAATGCCGAGCGGGAGGGCGCGGCCCTGGCCGAGGCGGCCGGCGTGGCCACGATCCCCGCGGCGGACTGGCAGTACTACTCGGAACGGGTGCGCAGGGAGCGGTTCGCGCTCGACGCGTCGGTGCTGCGGCCCTATCTGGAGCTGGAGACCGTGCTGCACGACGGTGTCTTCCACGCTGCCGAGCTGGTCTACGGGATCAGCTTCACCCCGCGCCCCGACCTGGTGTCGTACCACCCGGACGCCCGTATCTACGAGGTGCACGACGCCGACGGCAGCCCGCTCGGGCTGTACCTCGGCGACTTCCACGCCCGCGAGTCGAAGCGGGGCGGCGCCTGGATGGACGCCCTCGTCCCGCAGTCCCGGCTGCTCGGCCACCGCGCGGTCGTGGTCAACAACCTGAATGTCGCCAAGCCTCCGGCGGGCGAGCCGGTGCTGCTGACCTGGAGCGAGGTCAACACGCTGTTCCACGAGTTCGGGCATGCGCTGCACGGCCTGTTCTCCGATGTGCGCTACCCGCTGCTGTCCGGCACCCGGGTGCCGCGTGACTTCGTCGAGTTCCCCTCCCAGGTCAACGAGGTGTGGGCGGACTGGCCGGAGATCCTGTCCCACTACGCCCGGCACCATGTCACCGGCGAGCCGATGCCGGCCGAACTGCCGGCCCGGCTGCGCGAGGCGGAGACCTTCGGCGCGGGCTTCCGGATGGTGGAGCACCAGGCCGCCGCGGTGCTGGACTGGGCCTGGCACTCCCTCGCCCCCGGCGAGGCACCGGCCGCCGACGGGGCCGAGGCCTTCGAGGCGGCCGCGCTGGAGCGCTACGGGCTGTCGGTGTCCGCGATCCCGCCGCGCTATCGCACCGGCTACTTCGCCCATGTCTTCGGCGGCGGCTACGCGGCCGGGTACTACGGCTACCGCTGGGCGGAGGTGCTGG
- a CDS encoding CBS domain-containing protein: MASKLRARDIMSGGARCVGAHESLMDAAKMMRDLNVGCLPICGDNNRLMGMITDRDIVVTCCAEGVDPATVQAGSMGGKLHWIDADADASEVLRTMEDHHIKRLPVIDVKGGHQLVGMITEANLAKNLSDAEIAEFANRVYATAG; encoded by the coding sequence ATGGCCAGCAAGCTGCGAGCCCGCGACATCATGTCCGGCGGAGCGCGCTGTGTGGGTGCACATGAATCGTTGATGGATGCGGCGAAGATGATGCGGGACCTGAACGTCGGCTGCCTGCCCATCTGCGGTGACAACAACAGGCTCATGGGCATGATCACCGATCGCGATATCGTCGTCACCTGTTGTGCCGAAGGTGTCGACCCGGCGACGGTGCAGGCCGGTTCCATGGGCGGCAAGCTGCACTGGATCGACGCCGATGCGGACGCCTCCGAGGTCCTGCGGACCATGGAGGACCACCACATCAAGCGCCTGCCGGTGATCGACGTCAAGGGCGGCCACCAACTGGTGGGAATGATCACCGAGGCGAACCTCGCCAAGAACCTCAGCGACGCGGAGATCGCGGAGTTCGCCAACCGCGTGTACGCGACCGCGGGCTGA
- a CDS encoding transglycosylase family protein has translation MEFPQAAKAPARSEFRGFGVRGITAAAVLLAAGALNLASGQPAEARSGGTWERLAGCESGGNWRIDTGNGFSGGLQLAHSTWHSFGGGAYAARAARATRSQQIQVAQRVLARQGWGAWPACSASLGLNSADAHRTVRSTPVRPAPQRQADPSARARTRHTQPRQPHSRHAQSHEKRYKVGRHRSTGGSVVVNPGDTLSGIAYAHGLGWREFYRLNRQVIGANPHLIFPGTRLAVPHSGAH, from the coding sequence ATGGAATTTCCGCAGGCAGCAAAAGCGCCTGCCCGGAGTGAATTCCGGGGCTTTGGCGTCCGGGGCATCACGGCGGCAGCGGTCCTGCTCGCGGCCGGGGCGCTGAACCTGGCGTCCGGGCAGCCCGCCGAGGCCCGCTCCGGCGGTACCTGGGAGCGCCTGGCCGGGTGCGAGAGCGGAGGCAACTGGCGTATCGACACGGGGAACGGGTTCTCCGGAGGACTGCAGCTCGCCCACTCCACCTGGCACTCCTTCGGCGGTGGCGCCTACGCGGCACGGGCGGCGCGGGCGACCCGGTCACAGCAGATCCAGGTGGCCCAGCGGGTACTGGCCCGTCAGGGCTGGGGCGCCTGGCCGGCCTGCTCGGCCTCACTGGGACTCAACTCGGCCGACGCGCACCGCACCGTGCGAAGTACCCCGGTGCGCCCCGCACCACAACGGCAAGCGGACCCGTCGGCCCGGGCGCGGACCCGCCATACCCAGCCCCGCCAGCCGCACTCCCGCCATGCCCAGTCCCATGAGAAGCGCTACAAAGTGGGACGTCATCGGAGTACCGGCGGCTCGGTCGTCGTCAACCCCGGCGACACGCTGAGCGGTATCGCGTACGCACACGGCCTGGGATGGCGGGAATTCTACCGGCTGAACCGGCAGGTGATCGGGGCGAATCCGCATCTGATTTTCCCCGGCACACGGCTCGCCGTACCACACTCCGGCGCCCACTGA